In a genomic window of Littorina saxatilis isolate snail1 linkage group LG6, US_GU_Lsax_2.0, whole genome shotgun sequence:
- the LOC138968154 gene encoding collagen alpha-1(X) chain-like yields the protein MAISGKHCFCLLLVFNAIINTTTALHKRSDDVSPQAVMTLVQQQAAAIQRLEAKLTSAETRLTGVEATNQQQSSTITDLNTKLSDVNSKLSDVNSSSSVGLNNINTRLDTTVFFTAHMSKYPVTIGERSPIRFDAVVTNVGGGYNPTTGVFTAPVSGVYVVYAQLMKHIDVPYIWWVLDKSGTVLCMNRLEKTSTYDTSSCLATTGLHKGEQVFVRRDKGDNTLEGNWYCSFSGFLLSSDP from the exons ATGGCGATCAGTGGAAAACACTGTTTCTGTCTGTTACTCGTGTTTAACGCCATTATCAACACTACAACAGCGCTACACAAACGCTCCGATGACGTCAGCCCGCAAGCCGTGATGACGCTGGTCCAACAGCAGGCCGCCGCCATACAGAGACTGGAAGCCAAACTGACCAGTGCTGAGACCAGGCTGACCGGCGTTGAAGCCACGAACCAGCAACAGTCCAGCACAATCACTGACCTCAACACAAAACTTAGTGACGTCAACAGCAAACTTAGTGACGTCAACAGCAGCTCGTCTGTCGGACTGAACAACATCAACACTCGTCTTGACACTACAG tgttCTTTACAGCCCATATGAGTAAATATCCAGTCACCATAGGAGAGAGGTCTCCCATCAGATTTGACGCTGTGGTCACCAACGTTGGAGGTGGGTACAACCCCACTACAGGCGTCTTCACTGCCCCCGTGTCCGGTGTGTACGTCGTGTACGCCCAGCTGATGAAACACATCGATGTTCCATACATCTGGTGGGTTCTGGACAAGTCTGGCACCGTATTGTGCATGAACCGCTTGGAGAAGACGAGCACTTACGACACATCGTCCTGTCTAGCCACGACGGGGCTGCACAAAGGGGAACAAGTGTTCGTTCGACGTGATAAAGGAGATAATACACTTGAGGGAAACTGGTATTGTTCCTTTTCTGGCTTTCTTCTGTCCAGTGATCCTTGA